Within the Pseudomonas mendocina genome, the region GAAGCCTTGGCTGACACCGATAACCATGTTGTTAACCAGAGCGCGAGTAGTACCGGCCATGGCGCGGTTCTGCTGGTCGCCATTACGAGCGGCGAAACGCAGTTCGCTGCCTTCCTGGATAACTTCTACGGACGAGTGAACGTTCAGTTCCAGGGTGCCCTTGGCGCCCTTGACCGAAAGCTGCTGACCGGCGAGCTTGATCTCGACACCGGCAGGCAGCACAACGGGGTTCTTAGCAACGCGAGACATGCTTATCCCCCCTTAGAACACGGTGCAGAGCACTTCGCCGCCGACACCGGCAGCGCGCGCAGCGCGATCCGTCATCACACCTTTGTTGGTGGAGACGATGGAAACACCGAGACCGCCGCGTACCTTCGGCAGGTCATCGACGGATTTGTATTGACGAAGGCCAGGACGGCTCACGCGCTTGACTTCCTCGATGACCGGACGGCCTTCGAAGTACTTCAGCTCGATGGACAGTTGTGGCTTGGCTTCGCCATTGACTTCATAACCCGCAATGTAACCTTCGTCTTTGAGAACTTTGGCTACAGCCACCTTCAGAGTGGAAGAAGGCATGCTTACGACGGACTTTTCAGCCATCTGGGCATTACGGATACGAGTTAGCATGTCCGCTAACGGGTCCTGCATACTCATGGGCTAGACGCTCCTGATACAAAAAGAACAGCCCGAGGGCTGTGGGATCATCCAAAAGCTCGGCATGGAAATACCAGGCTCAGGAGAGCCGGACATTCTAGAGACCGATCAAAAATGAAGCAAGCCCCAAAAGGGGCTTGTTCACATAAAGACAAAGCCGGCTCAAGGCCGGCTTTGTCTTTTATTGCTGCTTACCAGCTGGCTTTCACCAGGCCCGGTACGTCACCGCGCATGGCGGCTTCGCGCAGCTTGTTACGCGACAGACCGAACTTGCGGTAAACACCGTGCGGACGGCCGGTGATGCGGCAGCGGTTACGCAGGCGCGAGGCGCTGGCGTCACGCGGCTGCTTCTGCAGAGCGACCTGGGCTTCCCAACGGGCTTCCGGACTGGTGTTCGGATTAGCGATGGTGGCTTTCAGCTCGGCACGCTTCTTGGCGTACTTGGCAACCGTTTGCTGACGCTTCAGCTCGCGGTTCTTCATGCTTGTCTTGGCCATTGTCCAGGACTCCGATCAGTTGCGGAACGGGAAGTTGAAAGCACGCAGCAGAGCGCGGCCTTCATCATCGTTACGGGCAGTGGTAGTCAGGGTGATATCCAGACCACGCAGCGCATCGATTTTGTCGTAATCGATTTCCGGGAAGATGATCTGCTCTTTCACGCCCATGCTGTAGTTGCCACGGCCATCGAAGGACTTGGCATTCAGGCCGCGGAAGTCACGCACGCGCGGCAGGGAGATGGACAGCAGACGATCCAGGAACTCGTACATACGCTCGCGACGCAGAGTGACCTTGACGCCAATCGGCCAACCTTCACGAACCTTGAAACCTGCGATCGACTTGCGGGCATGAGTCACAACGACTTTCTGACCGGTGATCTTCTCGAGGTCGGCAACGGCGTTCTCGATGACTTTCTTGTCACCGATCGCTTCGCCCAGGCCCATGTTCAGGGTGATCTTGGTGATGCGCGGAACTTCCATCACGTTCGCCAGCTTCAGTTCTTCCTTCAGCTTGGGCGCGATTTCCTTCCGGTAAATCTCTTTCAGTCGTGCCATGGTATTTACCTACGGATTCTCAAGCGCCAACCGGCTTCTGGGTGGACTTGAAGACACGAATTTTCTTGCCGTCTTCGACTTTGAAACCAACACGGTCAGCCTTGTTGGTTTCGCTGTTGAAGATGGCAACGTTGGAAGCGTGCAGTGGCGCTTCTTTCTCGACGATACCGCCTTGAACGCCCGACATTGGGTTCGGCTTGGTATGACGCTTCACCAGGTTGATGCCACCGACGACCAGACGGTCGTCAGCGAGAACCTTGAGCACCTTACCGCGCTTACCTTTGTCTTTGCCGGCGATCACGATGATCTCGTCGTCACGACGAATCTTTTGCATGTCGGATCTCCTTAAAGCACTTCAGGGGCGAGCGAGACGATCTTCATGAACTTCTCGGAACGCAGTTCACGGGTCACTGGCCCGAAGATACGGGTACCGATCGGCTCTTGCTTGTTGTTCAGCAGAACAGCAGCGTTGCCGTCGAAGCGGATGATCGAACCGTCGGCACGGCGAACGCCGTGACGGGTACGAACGACCACTGCGGTCATGACCTGACCTTTCTTCACTTTGCCGCGCGGAATTGCTTCCTTGACGGTGACCTTGATGATGTCGCCGATGCCGGCGTAGCGACGATGCGAGCCGCCCAGCACCTTGATGCACATAACGCGACGTGCACCACTGTTGTCAGCCACATCGAGCATGGATTGAGTCTGAATCATAAAATTTCTCCGACCCCTAGCCCTTAGACGTCAACGGCGCGTTCAACGACTTCAACCAGAGCCCAGGACTTGGTCTTGGACTGCGGACGGGTTTCGCGAATGGAAACCTTGTCGCCGATCTTGCACTGGTTGCTTTCGTCGTGAGCGTGCAGTTTGGTCGAACGCTTGACGTATTTACCGTAGATCGGGTGCTTAACGCGACGCTCGATCAGAACGGTGATGGTCTTGTCCATCTTGTCGCTGACAACACGGCCGGTCAGCGTACGGACTGTTTTTTCAACTTCGGCCATGATCACTTACCTGCCTGCTGGCTGAGGACAGTCTTGACGCGAGCGATGTCGCGCTTCACTTGCGAGAGCAGGTGAGACTGCCCCAGCTGGCCAGTCGCCTTCTGCATACGCAGATTGAACTGGTCGCGCAGCAGCTCGAGCAGTTGCTCGTTCAGCTGTTGAGCGCTTTTTTCACGAAGTTCGGTCGCTTTCATCACATCACCGTCCGCTTAACAAAGGTGGTGGCGAGCGGCAGCTTTGCAGCAGCCAGGGCGAATGCCTCGCGCGCCAGCTCTTCGGATACGCCTTCGATCTCGTACAGGACCTTGCCTGGCTGGATCTGGGCTACCCAGTATTCAACGCCACCCTTACCTTTACCCATACGCACTTCGAGAGGCTTCTTGGTAACCGGCTTGTCCGGGAAGACGCGGATCCAGATCTTGCCGCCACGCTTAACGTGACGGGTCAGAGCACGACGAGCGGACTCGATCTGACGAGCGGTGAGACGACCGCGGGCGACAGACTTCAGCGCGAATTCGCCGAAGCTGACCTTGCTACCGCGCTGAGCCAGACCACGGTTGTGGCCGGTCATCTGCTTGCGGAACTTCGTACGCTTTGGTTGCAACATGATGCGTACTCCTTATTTCTTAGCAGCTTTACGAGGAGCGGGCGCTTGCGGCTTCAGCTCTTCAGTGCGGCCACCAATGACCTCACCCTTGAAGATCCAAACCTTGACGCCGATCACACCGTAAGTGGTGTGCGCTTCGTAGGTGGCGTAATCGATATCGGCGCGCAGGGTGTGCAGGGGCACACGACCTTCGCGATACCATTCGGTACGGGCAATTTCAGCGCCGCCAAGACGACCGCTCACCTGGATCTTGATGCCCTTGGCACCAATGCGCATGGCGTTCTGTACAGCGCGCTTCATGGCGCGACGGAACATAACGCGACGCTCCAGCTGCTGAGCTACGCTCTGCGCAACCAGCATACCGTCGAGCTCCGGCTTGCGGATCTCTTCGATGTTGATGTGCACCGGCACACCCATTTGCTTGGTCAGGTCCTGACGCAGCTTCTCAACATCTTCACCTTTCTTGCCGATCACGATGCCGGGACGAGCGGTGTGGATGGTGATGCGTGCGGTTTGAGCCGGACGAGCGATGTCGATACGGCTAACGGACGCGCTTTTTAGTTTGTCTTGCAGGTATGCACGAACCTTCAGGTCGGCGTTCAGGTAGTCGGCGTAATTGCGACCATCTGCGTACCAGACCGAAGTGTGATCCTTGACGATTCCCAGGCGGATGCCAACGGGATGTACTTTCTGACCCATCTGATCGACTCCGTTACTTGTCCGCAACCTTGACAGTGATATGGCAAGACCGCTTGACGATGCGATCAGCACGGCCTTTGGCACGCGGCATGATGCGCTTAAGCGAACGCCCTTCGTTGACGAAAACGGTGCTGACCTTCAGGTCATCAACGTCTGCGCCTTCGTTGTGCTCGGCGTTGGCAACGGCCGACTCCAGCACTTTCTTCATGATCTCGGCGGCTTTCTTGCTGCTGAAAGCCAGCAGGTTGAGCGCTTCGCCCACCTTCTTCCCGCGGATCTGGTCGGCGACCAGGCGAGCTTTCTGGGCGGAGATGCGAGCGCCCGACAACTTAGCGGCTACTTCCATTTCCAAACCCCTTAACGCTTGCCTTTCTTGTCGGCAACGTGACCACGATAGGTACGAGTACCGGCAAATTCGCCCAGTTTGTGGCCGACCATGTCTTCGTTCACGAGGACCGGGACATGCTGACGACCGTTATGCACAGCGATGGTCAGACCGACCATCTGCGGCAGGATCATGGAACGACGCGACCAGGTTTTAACCGGCTTGCGATCATTCTTTTCCACCGCCGCTTCGACCTTCTTCAGTAGGTGAAGATCGATAAAAGGACCTTTTTTCAGAGAACGTGGCACTGTCGTATCCCTCTATTTACTTGCGACGACGGACGATCATGTTGTCGGTGCGCTTGTTAGCACGGGTCTTCGCGCCCTTGGTCGGGAAGCCCCATGGCGACACCGGATGACGACCACCGGAGGTACGACCTTCACCACCACCGTGCGGGTGATCAACCGGGTTCATGGCAACACCACGAACGGTCGGACGAACGCCACGCCAGCGCTTGGCACCAGCCTTACCCAGCGAACGCAGGCTATGCTCGGAGTTCGAGACTTCGCCCAGGGTCGCACGGCACTCAGCCAGGACTTTGCGCATTTCGCCGGAGCGCAGACGCAGAGTCACATAGGCACCTTCACGCGCGATCAGCTGAGCCGAAGCACCAGCGGAACGAGCGATCTGCGCACCTTTGCCCGGCTTCAGCTCGATACCGTGAACGGTCGAACCTACCGGAATGTTGCGCAGCTGCAGGCTGTTGCCCGGTTTGATCGGCGCCATGTTGCCGGCTACCAGCTGATCGCCAGCTACAACGCCTTTCGGGGCGATGATGTAGCGACGCTCACCGTCGGCATACTTCAGCAGAGCGATGTGAGCAGTACGGTTCGGATCGTATTCCACGCGCTCGACGGTGGCAGGGATGCCATCCTTGTCGTTGCGACGGAAGTCGACCAGACGGTAATGCTGCTTGTGGCCACCACCGATATGACGGGTGGTGATACGGCCGTTGTTGTTACGACCACCGGACTTCGACTTCTTCTCGAGCAGCGGAGCGTACGGAGCGCCTTTGTGCAGCTCCTGATTGACCACCTTGACCACAAAACGGCGGCCAGCGGAAGTCGGTTTGCATTTAACGATTGCCATGATGCACCCCTTCCTTACTCAGCACTGCTGGTGAAATCGAGATCTTGGCCCGGCTGAAGGGAGATAACCGCCTTCTTCCAGTCGTTACGCTTGCCCAGACCGCGAGCGGTGCGCTTGCTCTTGCCCAGAACGTTCTGGGTAGTCACGCGCTCAACCTTCACGTTGAACAGGCTTTCGACGGCCTTCTTGATTTCCAGCTTGGTCGCATCGGTAGCGACTTTGAAAACGAACTGACCTTGCTTGTCAGCCAGAACCGTGGCCTTCTCGGAGATGTGCGGGCCAAGCAGCACTTTGAATACGCGTTCCTGGTTCATCCCAGCAGCTCCTCGAATTTCTTCACGGCCGAAACAGTGACCAGCACTTTTTCGTACGCGATCAGGCTGACCGGATCGGAACCCTGAACGTCACGTACGTCGACGTGCGGCAGGTTGCGGGCAGCCAGGTACAGGTTCTGATCAACGGCGTCGGAAACGATCAGCACGTCGTTCAGGCCCAGGCCATTGAGTTTGGCCAGCAGGGTCTTGGTCTTCGGCGCATCAACGGCGAAGTCTTCGACTACGACCAGACGGTCGGTACGAACCAGCTCAGCAAGGATGGAGCGCAGAGCAGCGCGGTACATCTTCTTGTTCAGCTTTTGGTCGTGGTTACGGGTGGACGCTGCGAAGGTCACACCACCGCCACGCCAGATCGGACCACGAGTGGTACCAGCACGAGCACGACCGGTGCCCTTCTGACGCCACGGGCGCTTGCCGCCACCGGAAACGTCGGAACGGGACTTCTGGCCTTTGGTGCCCTGACGACCGCCAGCCATGTAGGCTACGACTGCTTGGTGAACCAGGGTCTCGTTGAACTCGCCACCGAAGGTCGCATCGGACACTTCGATCGCCTGAGCGCCATTTACATTCAATTGCATCTCAGATTCTCCCCTTACGCCTTGACAGCCGGACGAACGATAACGTCGCCGCCAGTAGCGCCCGGAACGGCACCCTTGACCAGCAGCAGGTTACGCTCGGCGTCTACGCGAACGACTTCCAGGGACTGTACGGTCACGCGCTCAGCGCCCATATGACCGGACATCTTTTTGCCCTTGAATACACGACCCGGGGTCTGGCACTGGCCGATGGAACCCGGTACACGGTGAGAAACGGAGTTACCGTGAGTGTTGTCCTGGCCGCGGAAGTTCCAACGCTTGATGGTACCGGCGAAGCCTTTACCTTTGGACTGACCGGTGACATCCACCAGCTGACCAGCTTGGAAAATTTCAGCGTTGATCAGATCGCCGGCCTGGTAGTCGCCCTCTTCAAGACGGAATTCCAGAACGGTACGACCTGCCGCGACGTTCGCCTTGGCGAAGTGACCGGCCTGAGCCTTGCTGACGCGCGAGGCGCGACGCTCGCCGACAGTGACCTGCACTGCGCGGTAGCCATCGGACTCCTCGTTTTTGAACTGGGTGACGCGATTCGGCTCGATCTCAATGACCGTGACCGGAATGGAGACACCTTCTTCGGTGAAAATGCGGGTCATGCCGCACTTACGACCGACTACACCAATAGTCATGTTGTAAACCTCATGAGTGTACGGGGCTTTCACCCGCTATGGCCGCCCATTTCAGAGCGTTACACGACTAAAACCGCCAGGTTTTAGCCGAGGCTGATCTGCACTTCCACGCCTGCCGCAAGGTCGAGCTTCATCAGCGCATCAACGGTTTTATCCGTCGGCTGGACGATGTCCAGAACACGCTTATGAGTGCGGATTTCGTACTGATCGCGCGCGTCTTTGTTGACGTGCGGAGAAATCAGAACGGTGTACCGCTCCTTACGAGTAGGCAGAGGAATCGGACCACGCACCTGAGCACCAGTACGTTTCGCGGTTTCCACGATTTCCTGGGTAGATTGATCGATCAGGCGATGGTCAAAAGCCTTCAACCGAATACGGATTTGTTGGTTTTGCATTTTGACCTCAGATTCCAAGCTGCTAATCCCCACAGACGGACTACGCCCGCTCAAGGGAGGCGCAATTGTACGGATGCCCCCTGGGGGTGTCAACTTTTAACCAGTTCAAAAGAAAAGGGCCCCGAAGGGCCCTTTTCTCTCAAGCGGATCGTCGATTACTCGATGATCTTGGCAACCACGCCGGCGCCAACGGTACGACCACCTTCGCGAATTGCGAAGCGCAGGCCGTCTTCCATGGCGATCGGCTTGATCAGGGTGACAACCATTTTGATGTTGTCGCCCGGCATTACCATCTCAACGCCTTCCGGCAGTTCGCACGAACCGGTCACGTCAGTGGTACGGAAGTAGAACTGCGGACGGTAGCCCTTGAAGAACGGGGTGTGACGACCACCTTCTTCTTTGGACAGAACGTACACTTCAGCTTCGAACTTGGTGTGCGGCTTGATGGTGCCCGGCTTGGCCAGAACCTGACCACGCTCGACTTCATCACGCTTGGTGCCGCGCAGCAGCACGCCGCAGTTCTCACCAGCACGACCTTCGTCCAGCAGCTTGCGGAACATCTCAACGCCGGTGCAGGTGGTTTTGGTGGTCGGACGCAGACCAACGATTTCGATTTCTTCCTGGATCTTGACGATACCGCGCTCTACACGACCGGTCACAACAGTACCGCGGCCGGAGATCGAGAACACGTCTTCGATCGGCATCAGGAACGGACGATCGATGGCACGAACCGGCTCAGGAATGTAGCTATCCAGAGTCTCAACCAGCTTCTTAACGGCAGTAGTGCCCAGCTCGTTGGCATCTTCACCGTTCAGAGCCATCAGCGCGGAGCCGATGATGATCGGAGTGTCGTCACCCGGGAAATCGTAGGTGCTCAGCAGGTCGCGAACTTCCATCTCGACCAGCTCCAGCAGCTCGGCGTCGTCAACCATGTCAGCCTTGTTCAGGAAGACAACGATGTACGGAACGCCAACCTGACGGGACAGCAGGATGTGCTCACGGGTTTGCGGCATGGGGCCGTCGGCAGCCGAGCAGACCAGGATCGCACCGTCCATCTGGGCAGCACCGGTGATCATGTTCTTCACGTAGTCAGCGTGGCCCGGGCAGTCAACGTGCGCGTAGTGACGAATATTGGAGTCGTACTCTACGTGCGCGGTGTTGATGGTGATACCACGAGCTTTTTCTTCCGGAGCGCTGTCGATCTTGTCGAAGTCAACCTTGGCCGAACCGAAAACCTCGGAGCAGACGCGGGTCAGAGCAGCGGTCAGAGTGGTCTTACCGTGGTCAACGTGACCGATGGTGCCGACGTTGACGTGCGGTTTGTTACGTTCGAATTTTTCCTTAGCCACGACAGTAAACCTCTTACTTAAAGGGCGGGATTAGCCTTGTTTTTTAACCAGAGCTTCGACGATGTTCGACGGAGCTTCTGCGTACTTGGAGAATTCCATGGAGTAGCTGGCGCGACCCTGGGACATGGAACGAACGTCGGTAGCGTAACCAAACATCTCGCCCAGCGGAACTTCGGCACGGATTACCTTACCGGATACCGAATCTTCCATACCCTGGATCAGACCACGACGACGGTTCAGGTCACCCATCACGTCACCCATGTAGTCCTCAGGAGTTACCACTTCCACCTTCATGATCGGCTCGAGCACCTTGCCGCCGCCCTTTTGGGCCAGCTGCTTGGTCGCCATGGAGGCAGCGATCTTGAACGCCATCTCGTTGGAGTCGACGTCGTGGTAGGAACCATCGAACACGGTCGCCTTCAGGCCGATCAGCGGATAGCCGGCAACGACGCCGTTCTTCATCTGCTCTTCGATACCCTTCTGGATCGCCGGGATGTATTCCTTCGGAACCACACCGCCCACGACTTCGTTGGCGAACACCAGACCTTCGGTAATGTTGCCCTTGTCGTCCACGTCCGGAGTCGAGAAGCGAATCCAGCAGTGACCGAACTGACCGCGACCACCGGACTGACGAACGAACTTGCCTTCGATCTCGACATTGTCCTTGGTGATGGTTTCACGGTAGGAAACCTGCGGCTTACCGATGTTGGCCTCAACGTTGAACTCGCGCTTCATGCGGTCAACGAGAATGTCCAGGTGCAGCTCACCCATACCGGAGATGATGGTCTGACCAGTCTCTTCGTCGGTCTTGACGCGGAACGACGGGTCTTCCTGAGCCAGCTTGCCCAGCGCGATACCCATCTTCTCCTGGTCAGCCTTGGTCTTCGGCTCTACAGCTACCGAGATGACCGGCTCCGGGAAGTCCATACGCTCGAGGATGATCGGCTTGTCCGGATCGCACAGGGTTTCACCAGTGGTGACGTCCTTCATGCCGATCAGAGCAGCGATGTCGCCAGCGCGTACTTCTTTGATCTCTTCACGCTGGTTGGCGTGCATCTGCACCATACGACCAACGCGCTCTTTCTTGCCCTTCACGGAGTTGATGACCGATTGGCCAGACTCCAGAACGCCCGAATAGACACGAACGAAAGTCAGCGTACCGACGAACGGGTCGGTAGCGATCTTGAACGCCAGAGCCGAGAACGGCTCGCTGTCGTCAGCGTGACGCTCGTCTTTCGGCGCTTCGTCACCCTGCTCAATGTGATCCGGATGGATACCCTGAATGGCAGGGATCTCGGTCGGAGCAGGCAGGAAGTCGATGACGGCATCGAGAACCAGGGGAACACCCTTGTTCTTGAACGAGGAGCCGCAGACAGCAGGAACGATCTCGCTTGCCAGAGTACGGGCACGCAGACCAGCCTTGATGTCTTCGACGGACAGATCACCTTCTTCAAGGTACTTGTTCATCAGCTCTTCGTTGGCTTCGGCAGCAGCTTCGACCATGTTCGAGCGCCACTCGTTGGCCAGGTCCACCAGCTCGGCAGGAATCTCTTCCTCACGATAGGTAGTGCCCTTGTCGTCATCGTTCCAGTAGATGGCCTTCATCTTGATCAGGTCGACCTGACCAGCGAAGTTCTCTTCCGAACCGATGGCGATCTGAATTGGAACCGGGGTGTGACCCAGACGATTCTTGATCTGACCGACGACGCGCAGGAAGTTGGCACCAGCGCGGTCCATCTTGTTCACGTAGACGATACGCGGAACACCGTATTTGTTGGCCTGACGCCATACGGTTTCGGACTGCGGCTCAACGCCCGAGGTACCGCAGAACACAACGACAGCGCCGTCGAGTACGCGCAGCGAGCGCTCTACTTCGATGGTGAAGTCAACGTGACCGGGGGTATCGATGACGTTTACGCGGTAGTTGTCGTACTGACCAACCGAACCCTTCCAAAACGTGGTGATGGCAGCAGAAGTAATGGTAATACCACGCTCCTGCTCCTGAACCATCCAGTCGGTGGTCGCGGCGCCATCATGCACCTCGCCCATCTTGTGGCTCAGGCCTGTGTAGAACAGGATCCGCTCGGTAGTGGTAGTCTTGCCCGCGTCAACGTGGGCACAGATACCGATGTTACGGTAGCGGTTAATTGCTGTATTACGAGCCATAAAGCCCTCGCAAGGTTAGTGGAGCCGGAATTAGAAGCGGTAGTGCGAGAAAGCCTTGTTGGCTTCAGCCATACGGTGCACGTCTTCACGCTTCTTGACAGCAGCGCCTTTGCCTTCAGCAGCATCCAGCAACTCACCAGCCAGACGCAGAGCCATGGACTTCTCGCCGCGCTTGCGGGCGTAGTCTACGAGCCAGCGCATTGCCAGAGCGTTACGACGGGACGGACGAACTTCGACCGGAACCTGGTAGGTAGCACCGCCGACACGGCGGGACTTGACTTCGACCAGCGGAGC harbors:
- the rplP gene encoding 50S ribosomal protein L16, which gives rise to MLQPKRTKFRKQMTGHNRGLAQRGSKVSFGEFALKSVARGRLTARQIESARRALTRHVKRGGKIWIRVFPDKPVTKKPLEVRMGKGKGGVEYWVAQIQPGKVLYEIEGVSEELAREAFALAAAKLPLATTFVKRTVM
- the rplC gene encoding 50S ribosomal protein L3, which produces MTIGVVGRKCGMTRIFTEEGVSIPVTVIEIEPNRVTQFKNEESDGYRAVQVTVGERRASRVSKAQAGHFAKANVAAGRTVLEFRLEEGDYQAGDLINAEIFQAGQLVDVTGQSKGKGFAGTIKRWNFRGQDNTHGNSVSHRVPGSIGQCQTPGRVFKGKKMSGHMGAERVTVQSLEVVRVDAERNLLLVKGAVPGATGGDVIVRPAVKA
- the rplX gene encoding 50S ribosomal protein L24, producing MQKIRRDDEIIVIAGKDKGKRGKVLKVLADDRLVVGGINLVKRHTKPNPMSGVQGGIVEKEAPLHASNVAIFNSETNKADRVGFKVEDGKKIRVFKSTQKPVGA
- the rpsJ gene encoding 30S ribosomal protein S10 translates to MQNQQIRIRLKAFDHRLIDQSTQEIVETAKRTGAQVRGPIPLPTRKERYTVLISPHVNKDARDQYEIRTHKRVLDIVQPTDKTVDALMKLDLAAGVEVQISLG
- the rplB gene encoding 50S ribosomal protein L2, with the translated sequence MAIVKCKPTSAGRRFVVKVVNQELHKGAPYAPLLEKKSKSGGRNNNGRITTRHIGGGHKQHYRLVDFRRNDKDGIPATVERVEYDPNRTAHIALLKYADGERRYIIAPKGVVAGDQLVAGNMAPIKPGNSLQLRNIPVGSTVHGIELKPGKGAQIARSAGASAQLIAREGAYVTLRLRSGEMRKVLAECRATLGEVSNSEHSLRSLGKAGAKRWRGVRPTVRGVAMNPVDHPHGGGEGRTSGGRHPVSPWGFPTKGAKTRANKRTDNMIVRRRK
- the rpsH gene encoding 30S ribosomal protein S8; protein product: MSMQDPLADMLTRIRNAQMAEKSVVSMPSSTLKVAVAKVLKDEGYIAGYEVNGEAKPQLSIELKYFEGRPVIEEVKRVSRPGLRQYKSVDDLPKVRGGLGVSIVSTNKGVMTDRAARAAGVGGEVLCTVF
- the rplE gene encoding 50S ribosomal protein L5; protein product: MARLKEIYRKEIAPKLKEELKLANVMEVPRITKITLNMGLGEAIGDKKVIENAVADLEKITGQKVVVTHARKSIAGFKVREGWPIGVKVTLRRERMYEFLDRLLSISLPRVRDFRGLNAKSFDGRGNYSMGVKEQIIFPEIDYDKIDALRGLDITLTTTARNDDEGRALLRAFNFPFRN
- the rpsG gene encoding 30S ribosomal protein S7, whose amino-acid sequence is MPRRRVAAKREILDDPKYGSQILAKFMNHVMESGKKAVAERIVYGALDTVKARKNSDPLEIFEKALDAIAPLVEVKSRRVGGATYQVPVEVRPSRRNALAMRWLVDYARKRGEKSMALRLAGELLDAAEGKGAAVKKREDVHRMAEANKAFSHYRF
- the tuf gene encoding elongation factor Tu — protein: MAKEKFERNKPHVNVGTIGHVDHGKTTLTAALTRVCSEVFGSAKVDFDKIDSAPEEKARGITINTAHVEYDSNIRHYAHVDCPGHADYVKNMITGAAQMDGAILVCSAADGPMPQTREHILLSRQVGVPYIVVFLNKADMVDDAELLELVEMEVRDLLSTYDFPGDDTPIIIGSALMALNGEDANELGTTAVKKLVETLDSYIPEPVRAIDRPFLMPIEDVFSISGRGTVVTGRVERGIVKIQEEIEIVGLRPTTKTTCTGVEMFRKLLDEGRAGENCGVLLRGTKRDEVERGQVLAKPGTIKPHTKFEAEVYVLSKEEGGRHTPFFKGYRPQFYFRTTDVTGSCELPEGVEMVMPGDNIKMVVTLIKPIAMEDGLRFAIREGGRTVGAGVVAKIIE
- the rpmC gene encoding 50S ribosomal protein L29; protein product: MKATELREKSAQQLNEQLLELLRDQFNLRMQKATGQLGQSHLLSQVKRDIARVKTVLSQQAGK
- the rpsQ gene encoding 30S ribosomal protein S17 is translated as MAEVEKTVRTLTGRVVSDKMDKTITVLIERRVKHPIYGKYVKRSTKLHAHDESNQCKIGDKVSIRETRPQSKTKSWALVEVVERAVDV
- the rplN gene encoding 50S ribosomal protein L14, translating into MIQTQSMLDVADNSGARRVMCIKVLGGSHRRYAGIGDIIKVTVKEAIPRGKVKKGQVMTAVVVRTRHGVRRADGSIIRFDGNAAVLLNNKQEPIGTRIFGPVTRELRSEKFMKIVSLAPEVL
- the rpsN gene encoding 30S ribosomal protein S14 encodes the protein MAKTSMKNRELKRQQTVAKYAKKRAELKATIANPNTSPEARWEAQVALQKQPRDASASRLRNRCRITGRPHGVYRKFGLSRNKLREAAMRGDVPGLVKASW
- the rplD gene encoding 50S ribosomal protein L4 gives rise to the protein MQLNVNGAQAIEVSDATFGGEFNETLVHQAVVAYMAGGRQGTKGQKSRSDVSGGGKRPWRQKGTGRARAGTTRGPIWRGGGVTFAASTRNHDQKLNKKMYRAALRSILAELVRTDRLVVVEDFAVDAPKTKTLLAKLNGLGLNDVLIVSDAVDQNLYLAARNLPHVDVRDVQGSDPVSLIAYEKVLVTVSAVKKFEELLG
- the fusA gene encoding elongation factor G, translated to MARNTAINRYRNIGICAHVDAGKTTTTERILFYTGLSHKMGEVHDGAATTDWMVQEQERGITITSAAITTFWKGSVGQYDNYRVNVIDTPGHVDFTIEVERSLRVLDGAVVVFCGTSGVEPQSETVWRQANKYGVPRIVYVNKMDRAGANFLRVVGQIKNRLGHTPVPIQIAIGSEENFAGQVDLIKMKAIYWNDDDKGTTYREEEIPAELVDLANEWRSNMVEAAAEANEELMNKYLEEGDLSVEDIKAGLRARTLASEIVPAVCGSSFKNKGVPLVLDAVIDFLPAPTEIPAIQGIHPDHIEQGDEAPKDERHADDSEPFSALAFKIATDPFVGTLTFVRVYSGVLESGQSVINSVKGKKERVGRMVQMHANQREEIKEVRAGDIAALIGMKDVTTGETLCDPDKPIILERMDFPEPVISVAVEPKTKADQEKMGIALGKLAQEDPSFRVKTDEETGQTIISGMGELHLDILVDRMKREFNVEANIGKPQVSYRETITKDNVEIEGKFVRQSGGRGQFGHCWIRFSTPDVDDKGNITEGLVFANEVVGGVVPKEYIPAIQKGIEEQMKNGVVAGYPLIGLKATVFDGSYHDVDSNEMAFKIAASMATKQLAQKGGGKVLEPIMKVEVVTPEDYMGDVMGDLNRRRGLIQGMEDSVSGKVIRAEVPLGEMFGYATDVRSMSQGRASYSMEFSKYAEAPSNIVEALVKKQG
- the rpsC gene encoding 30S ribosomal protein S3; translation: MGQKVHPVGIRLGIVKDHTSVWYADGRNYADYLNADLKVRAYLQDKLKSASVSRIDIARPAQTARITIHTARPGIVIGKKGEDVEKLRQDLTKQMGVPVHINIEEIRKPELDGMLVAQSVAQQLERRVMFRRAMKRAVQNAMRIGAKGIKIQVSGRLGGAEIARTEWYREGRVPLHTLRADIDYATYEAHTTYGVIGVKVWIFKGEVIGGRTEELKPQAPAPRKAAKK
- the rpsS gene encoding 30S ribosomal protein S19 — encoded protein: MPRSLKKGPFIDLHLLKKVEAAVEKNDRKPVKTWSRRSMILPQMVGLTIAVHNGRQHVPVLVNEDMVGHKLGEFAGTRTYRGHVADKKGKR
- the rplW gene encoding 50S ribosomal protein L23, coding for MNQERVFKVLLGPHISEKATVLADKQGQFVFKVATDATKLEIKKAVESLFNVKVERVTTQNVLGKSKRTARGLGKRNDWKKAVISLQPGQDLDFTSSAE
- the rplV gene encoding 50S ribosomal protein L22 — its product is MEVAAKLSGARISAQKARLVADQIRGKKVGEALNLLAFSSKKAAEIMKKVLESAVANAEHNEGADVDDLKVSTVFVNEGRSLKRIMPRAKGRADRIVKRSCHITVKVADK